From Brassica oleracea var. oleracea cultivar TO1000 chromosome C3, BOL, whole genome shotgun sequence, a single genomic window includes:
- the LOC106328027 gene encoding anthranilate synthase alpha subunit 2, chloroplastic isoform X5: MSAVSISSVKSNLSAVKAIAVTHHRPPPSFRCPSSLASLSTTTSLHCNDVSSISRSKLLPPSRLHPIKSSPSPTPSLDSSVNQLTKFKEAAEKGNLVPLYRCVFSDHLTPILAYRCLVKEDDRDAPSFLFESVEPGLQASNIGRYSVVGAQPTIEIVAKGNVVTVMDHGAVRRTVEEVDDPMMVPQKIMEEWEPQRIDELPEAFCGGWVGYFSYDTVRFVEKKKLPFSNAPEDDRSLPDVHLGLYDDVIVFDHIEKKAYVIHWVRIDKDRSVEDNYTDGMYQLESLVSRIQDQKPPKMPTGFIKLRTEQFGPKLEKSTMTSEAYKEAVLEAKEHILAGDIFQIVLSQRFERRTFADPFEIYRALRIVNPSPYMAYLQARGCILVASSPEILLRSKNRKITNRPLAGTVRRGKTPKEDLMLEKELLSDEKQCAEHIMLVDLGRNDVGKVSKPGSVEVEKLMNIERYSHVMHISSTVKGELLDDLTSWDALRAALPVGTVSGAPKVKAMELIDKLEVTRRGPYSGGFGGISFNGDMDIALALRTMVFPTNTRYDTLYSYKHSQRRREWIAHIQAGAGVVADSNPEAEQRECENKAAALARAIDLAESSFLETPVVTRPRINNVLE; the protein is encoded by the exons ATGTCTGCCGTTTCAATCTCCTCCGTCAAATCTAACCTTTCGGCCGTTAAGGCCATAGCCGTTACACATCATCGACCGCCACCTTCCTTCCGGTGCCCGTCGTCGCTCGCTTCCCTCTCAACTACTACTTCTCTTCACTGCAATGATGTATCATCTATCTCCAGATCAAAACTCCTCCCACCCTCGCGTCTTCATCCTATCAAATCCTCTCCTTCACCAACCCCATCTCTAG ATTCATCAGTGAACCAGCTGACAAAGTTCAAGGAAGCAGCGGAGAAAGGAAACTTAGTTCCTCTATACCGATGCGTGTTCTCGGATCATCTCACACCTATACTTGCGTACAGATGTTTGGTTAAAGAAGACGATAGAGACGCTCCCAGCTTCTTGTTTGAGTCAGTGGAGCCTGGTCTTCAAGCTTCCAACATC GGGAGGTATAGTGTAGTTGGAGCTCAACCCACGATTGAGATTGTAGCCAAGGGGAATGTTGTCACTGTCATGGACCATGGAGCTGTTCGTAGGACGGTGGAGGAAGTGGATGATCCAATGATGGTTCCTCAGAAGATCATGGAGGAATGGGAACCTCAACGGATTGATGAGTTGCCTGAAGCTTTCTGCG GTGGTTGGGTTGGATACTTCTCGTATGACACTGTGCGTTTTGTTGAGAAGAAGAAGCTTCCTTTTTCTAATGCTCCTGAGGATGATAGGAGTCTTCCTGATGTTCATTTGGGTCTTTATGATGATGTAATCGTCTTTGATCATATTGAGAAG AAAGCGTATGTGATCCATTGGGTGCGGATAGATAAGGATCGTTCTGTTGAAGATAATTATACTGATGGAATGTACCAGTTGGAATCTCTAGTCTCTAGAATCCAAGACCAGAAACC CCCCAAGATGCCTACTGGTTTCATAAAACTACGCACTGAGCAGTTCGGTCCTAAGTTGGAGAAATCTACTATGACGAGTGAGGCATACAAGGAGGCAGTGTTGGAAGCCAAAGAACACATCTTGGCTGGGGACATCTTTCAGATAGTTCTTAGTCAGAGGTTTGAAAGGCGGACATTTGCGGACCCTTTTGAGATATATAGAGCTCTTAGAATTGTTAATCCAAGCCCTTACATGGCTTATTTACAG GCTAGGGGATGCATATTAGTTGCTTCAAGTCCAGAAATATTGTTACGCTCGAAAAAT AGGAAGATTACCAATCGCCCCCTTGCTGGAACTGTAAGACGAGGAAAGACACCCAAAGAAGATCTAATGCTGGAGAAAGAGCTCTTGAGCGATGAGAAACAGTGCGCAGAGCATATCATGCTTGTTGATTTGGGAAGGAACGATGTCGGCAAG GTCTCAAAGCCTGGTTCTGTGGAGGTTGAGAAGCTCATGAATATAGAACGGTATTCACATGTAATGCACATAAGCTCCACG GTAAAAGGCGAATTACTCGATGATCTAACAAGCTGGGACGCTCTTAGAGCTGCACTTCCCGTTGGAACAGTCAGTGGAGCCCCAAAG GTAAAAGCAATGGAGCTAATTGATAAACTAGAAGTAACGAGACGCGGTCCTTACAGTGGAGGCTTTGGAGGCATTTCGTTTAATGGAGACATGGACATTGCCTTGGCTCTCAGAACAATGGTCTTCCCAACAAATACACGATACGACACATTGTACTCTTACAAGCATTCTCAGAGACGTCGAGAGTGGATTGCCCATATTCAGGCTGGGGCTGGAGTGGTGGCAGACAGTAACCCTGAGGCTGAACAGAGGGAGTGTGAGAACAAAGCAGCTGCTTTAGCAAGAGCCATTGATCTTGCTGAGTCTTCTTTTCTTGAGACACCTGTGGTTACTAGGCCCCGCATCAACAACGTTTTAGAATAA
- the LOC106328027 gene encoding anthranilate synthase alpha subunit 2, chloroplastic isoform X4, whose protein sequence is MSAVSISSVKSNLSAVKAIAVTHHRPPPSFRCPSSLASLSTTTSLHCNDVSSISRSKLLPPSRLHPIKSSPSPTPSLAADSSVNQLTKFKEAAEKGNLVPLYRCVFSDHLTPILAYRCLVKEDDRDAPSFLFESVEPGLQASNIGRYSVVGAQPTIEIVAKGNVVTVMDHGAVRRTVEEVDDPMMVPQKIMEEWEPQRIDELPEAFCGGWVGYFSYDTVRFVEKKKLPFSNAPEDDRSLPDVHLGLYDDVIVFDHIEKKAYVIHWVRIDKDRSVEDNYTDGMYQLESLVSRIQDQKPPKMPTGFIKLRTEQFGPKLEKSTMTSEAYKEAVLEAKEHILAGDIFQIVLSQRFERRTFADPFEIYRALRIVNPSPYMAYLQARGCILVASSPEILLRSKNRKITNRPLAGTVRRGKTPKEDLMLEKELLSDEKQCAEHIMLVDLGRNDVGKVSKPGSVEVEKLMNIERYSHVMHISSTVKGELLDDLTSWDALRAALPVGTVSGAPKVKAMELIDKLEVTRRGPYSGGFGGISFNGDMDIALALRTMVFPTNTRYDTLYSYKHSQRRREWIAHIQAGAGVVADSNPEAEQRECENKAAALARAIDLAESSFLETPVVTRPRINNVLE, encoded by the exons ATGTCTGCCGTTTCAATCTCCTCCGTCAAATCTAACCTTTCGGCCGTTAAGGCCATAGCCGTTACACATCATCGACCGCCACCTTCCTTCCGGTGCCCGTCGTCGCTCGCTTCCCTCTCAACTACTACTTCTCTTCACTGCAATGATGTATCATCTATCTCCAGATCAAAACTCCTCCCACCCTCGCGTCTTCATCCTATCAAATCCTCTCCTTCACCAACCCCATCTCTAG CAGCAGATTCATCAGTGAACCAGCTGACAAAGTTCAAGGAAGCAGCGGAGAAAGGAAACTTAGTTCCTCTATACCGATGCGTGTTCTCGGATCATCTCACACCTATACTTGCGTACAGATGTTTGGTTAAAGAAGACGATAGAGACGCTCCCAGCTTCTTGTTTGAGTCAGTGGAGCCTGGTCTTCAAGCTTCCAACATC GGGAGGTATAGTGTAGTTGGAGCTCAACCCACGATTGAGATTGTAGCCAAGGGGAATGTTGTCACTGTCATGGACCATGGAGCTGTTCGTAGGACGGTGGAGGAAGTGGATGATCCAATGATGGTTCCTCAGAAGATCATGGAGGAATGGGAACCTCAACGGATTGATGAGTTGCCTGAAGCTTTCTGCG GTGGTTGGGTTGGATACTTCTCGTATGACACTGTGCGTTTTGTTGAGAAGAAGAAGCTTCCTTTTTCTAATGCTCCTGAGGATGATAGGAGTCTTCCTGATGTTCATTTGGGTCTTTATGATGATGTAATCGTCTTTGATCATATTGAGAAG AAAGCGTATGTGATCCATTGGGTGCGGATAGATAAGGATCGTTCTGTTGAAGATAATTATACTGATGGAATGTACCAGTTGGAATCTCTAGTCTCTAGAATCCAAGACCAGAAACC CCCCAAGATGCCTACTGGTTTCATAAAACTACGCACTGAGCAGTTCGGTCCTAAGTTGGAGAAATCTACTATGACGAGTGAGGCATACAAGGAGGCAGTGTTGGAAGCCAAAGAACACATCTTGGCTGGGGACATCTTTCAGATAGTTCTTAGTCAGAGGTTTGAAAGGCGGACATTTGCGGACCCTTTTGAGATATATAGAGCTCTTAGAATTGTTAATCCAAGCCCTTACATGGCTTATTTACAG GCTAGGGGATGCATATTAGTTGCTTCAAGTCCAGAAATATTGTTACGCTCGAAAAAT AGGAAGATTACCAATCGCCCCCTTGCTGGAACTGTAAGACGAGGAAAGACACCCAAAGAAGATCTAATGCTGGAGAAAGAGCTCTTGAGCGATGAGAAACAGTGCGCAGAGCATATCATGCTTGTTGATTTGGGAAGGAACGATGTCGGCAAG GTCTCAAAGCCTGGTTCTGTGGAGGTTGAGAAGCTCATGAATATAGAACGGTATTCACATGTAATGCACATAAGCTCCACG GTAAAAGGCGAATTACTCGATGATCTAACAAGCTGGGACGCTCTTAGAGCTGCACTTCCCGTTGGAACAGTCAGTGGAGCCCCAAAG GTAAAAGCAATGGAGCTAATTGATAAACTAGAAGTAACGAGACGCGGTCCTTACAGTGGAGGCTTTGGAGGCATTTCGTTTAATGGAGACATGGACATTGCCTTGGCTCTCAGAACAATGGTCTTCCCAACAAATACACGATACGACACATTGTACTCTTACAAGCATTCTCAGAGACGTCGAGAGTGGATTGCCCATATTCAGGCTGGGGCTGGAGTGGTGGCAGACAGTAACCCTGAGGCTGAACAGAGGGAGTGTGAGAACAAAGCAGCTGCTTTAGCAAGAGCCATTGATCTTGCTGAGTCTTCTTTTCTTGAGACACCTGTGGTTACTAGGCCCCGCATCAACAACGTTTTAGAATAA
- the LOC106328027 gene encoding anthranilate synthase alpha subunit 2, chloroplastic isoform X2, with amino-acid sequence MSAVSISSVKSNLSAVKAIAVTHHRPPPSFRCPSSLASLSTTTSLHCNDVSSISRSKLLPPSRLHPIKSSPSPTPSLADSSVNQLTKFKEAAEKGNLVPLYRCVFSDHLTPILAYRCLVKEDDRDAPSFLFESVEPGLQASNIGRYSVVGAQPTIEIVAKGNVVTVMDHGAVRRTVEEVDDPMMVPQKIMEEWEPQRIDELPEAFCGGWVGYFSYDTVRFVEKKKLPFSNAPEDDRSLPDVHLGLYDDVIVFDHIEKKAYVIHWVRIDKDRSVEDNYTDGMYQLESLVSRIQDQKPPKMPTGFIKLRTEQFGPKLEKSTMTSEAYKEAVLEAKEHILAGDIFQIVLSQRFERRTFADPFEIYRALRIVNPSPYMAYLQVYIHIHLWSLFPSIFLKIDITNLWILTLQARGCILVASSPEILLRSKNRKITNRPLAGTVRRGKTPKEDLMLEKELLSDEKQCAEHIMLVDLGRNDVGKVSKPGSVEVEKLMNIERYSHVMHISSTVKGELLDDLTSWDALRAALPVGTVSGAPKVKAMELIDKLEVTRRGPYSGGFGGISFNGDMDIALALRTMVFPTNTRYDTLYSYKHSQRRREWIAHIQAGAGVVADSNPEAEQRECENKAAALARAIDLAESSFLETPVVTRPRINNVLE; translated from the exons ATGTCTGCCGTTTCAATCTCCTCCGTCAAATCTAACCTTTCGGCCGTTAAGGCCATAGCCGTTACACATCATCGACCGCCACCTTCCTTCCGGTGCCCGTCGTCGCTCGCTTCCCTCTCAACTACTACTTCTCTTCACTGCAATGATGTATCATCTATCTCCAGATCAAAACTCCTCCCACCCTCGCGTCTTCATCCTATCAAATCCTCTCCTTCACCAACCCCATCTCTAG CAGATTCATCAGTGAACCAGCTGACAAAGTTCAAGGAAGCAGCGGAGAAAGGAAACTTAGTTCCTCTATACCGATGCGTGTTCTCGGATCATCTCACACCTATACTTGCGTACAGATGTTTGGTTAAAGAAGACGATAGAGACGCTCCCAGCTTCTTGTTTGAGTCAGTGGAGCCTGGTCTTCAAGCTTCCAACATC GGGAGGTATAGTGTAGTTGGAGCTCAACCCACGATTGAGATTGTAGCCAAGGGGAATGTTGTCACTGTCATGGACCATGGAGCTGTTCGTAGGACGGTGGAGGAAGTGGATGATCCAATGATGGTTCCTCAGAAGATCATGGAGGAATGGGAACCTCAACGGATTGATGAGTTGCCTGAAGCTTTCTGCG GTGGTTGGGTTGGATACTTCTCGTATGACACTGTGCGTTTTGTTGAGAAGAAGAAGCTTCCTTTTTCTAATGCTCCTGAGGATGATAGGAGTCTTCCTGATGTTCATTTGGGTCTTTATGATGATGTAATCGTCTTTGATCATATTGAGAAG AAAGCGTATGTGATCCATTGGGTGCGGATAGATAAGGATCGTTCTGTTGAAGATAATTATACTGATGGAATGTACCAGTTGGAATCTCTAGTCTCTAGAATCCAAGACCAGAAACC CCCCAAGATGCCTACTGGTTTCATAAAACTACGCACTGAGCAGTTCGGTCCTAAGTTGGAGAAATCTACTATGACGAGTGAGGCATACAAGGAGGCAGTGTTGGAAGCCAAAGAACACATCTTGGCTGGGGACATCTTTCAGATAGTTCTTAGTCAGAGGTTTGAAAGGCGGACATTTGCGGACCCTTTTGAGATATATAGAGCTCTTAGAATTGTTAATCCAAGCCCTTACATGGCTTATTTACAGGTATACATACACATACACCTTTGGTCCTTGTTTCCTTCCATATTTCTGAAGATTGATATCACTAATCTGTGGATTTTAACTTTACAGGCTAGGGGATGCATATTAGTTGCTTCAAGTCCAGAAATATTGTTACGCTCGAAAAAT AGGAAGATTACCAATCGCCCCCTTGCTGGAACTGTAAGACGAGGAAAGACACCCAAAGAAGATCTAATGCTGGAGAAAGAGCTCTTGAGCGATGAGAAACAGTGCGCAGAGCATATCATGCTTGTTGATTTGGGAAGGAACGATGTCGGCAAG GTCTCAAAGCCTGGTTCTGTGGAGGTTGAGAAGCTCATGAATATAGAACGGTATTCACATGTAATGCACATAAGCTCCACG GTAAAAGGCGAATTACTCGATGATCTAACAAGCTGGGACGCTCTTAGAGCTGCACTTCCCGTTGGAACAGTCAGTGGAGCCCCAAAG GTAAAAGCAATGGAGCTAATTGATAAACTAGAAGTAACGAGACGCGGTCCTTACAGTGGAGGCTTTGGAGGCATTTCGTTTAATGGAGACATGGACATTGCCTTGGCTCTCAGAACAATGGTCTTCCCAACAAATACACGATACGACACATTGTACTCTTACAAGCATTCTCAGAGACGTCGAGAGTGGATTGCCCATATTCAGGCTGGGGCTGGAGTGGTGGCAGACAGTAACCCTGAGGCTGAACAGAGGGAGTGTGAGAACAAAGCAGCTGCTTTAGCAAGAGCCATTGATCTTGCTGAGTCTTCTTTTCTTGAGACACCTGTGGTTACTAGGCCCCGCATCAACAACGTTTTAGAATAA
- the LOC106328027 gene encoding anthranilate synthase alpha subunit 2, chloroplastic isoform X3, with the protein MSAVSISSVKSNLSAVKAIAVTHHRPPPSFRCPSSLASLSTTTSLHCNDVSSISRSKLLPPSRLHPIKSSPSPTPSLDSSVNQLTKFKEAAEKGNLVPLYRCVFSDHLTPILAYRCLVKEDDRDAPSFLFESVEPGLQASNIGRYSVVGAQPTIEIVAKGNVVTVMDHGAVRRTVEEVDDPMMVPQKIMEEWEPQRIDELPEAFCGGWVGYFSYDTVRFVEKKKLPFSNAPEDDRSLPDVHLGLYDDVIVFDHIEKKAYVIHWVRIDKDRSVEDNYTDGMYQLESLVSRIQDQKPPKMPTGFIKLRTEQFGPKLEKSTMTSEAYKEAVLEAKEHILAGDIFQIVLSQRFERRTFADPFEIYRALRIVNPSPYMAYLQVYIHIHLWSLFPSIFLKIDITNLWILTLQARGCILVASSPEILLRSKNRKITNRPLAGTVRRGKTPKEDLMLEKELLSDEKQCAEHIMLVDLGRNDVGKVSKPGSVEVEKLMNIERYSHVMHISSTVKGELLDDLTSWDALRAALPVGTVSGAPKVKAMELIDKLEVTRRGPYSGGFGGISFNGDMDIALALRTMVFPTNTRYDTLYSYKHSQRRREWIAHIQAGAGVVADSNPEAEQRECENKAAALARAIDLAESSFLETPVVTRPRINNVLE; encoded by the exons ATGTCTGCCGTTTCAATCTCCTCCGTCAAATCTAACCTTTCGGCCGTTAAGGCCATAGCCGTTACACATCATCGACCGCCACCTTCCTTCCGGTGCCCGTCGTCGCTCGCTTCCCTCTCAACTACTACTTCTCTTCACTGCAATGATGTATCATCTATCTCCAGATCAAAACTCCTCCCACCCTCGCGTCTTCATCCTATCAAATCCTCTCCTTCACCAACCCCATCTCTAG ATTCATCAGTGAACCAGCTGACAAAGTTCAAGGAAGCAGCGGAGAAAGGAAACTTAGTTCCTCTATACCGATGCGTGTTCTCGGATCATCTCACACCTATACTTGCGTACAGATGTTTGGTTAAAGAAGACGATAGAGACGCTCCCAGCTTCTTGTTTGAGTCAGTGGAGCCTGGTCTTCAAGCTTCCAACATC GGGAGGTATAGTGTAGTTGGAGCTCAACCCACGATTGAGATTGTAGCCAAGGGGAATGTTGTCACTGTCATGGACCATGGAGCTGTTCGTAGGACGGTGGAGGAAGTGGATGATCCAATGATGGTTCCTCAGAAGATCATGGAGGAATGGGAACCTCAACGGATTGATGAGTTGCCTGAAGCTTTCTGCG GTGGTTGGGTTGGATACTTCTCGTATGACACTGTGCGTTTTGTTGAGAAGAAGAAGCTTCCTTTTTCTAATGCTCCTGAGGATGATAGGAGTCTTCCTGATGTTCATTTGGGTCTTTATGATGATGTAATCGTCTTTGATCATATTGAGAAG AAAGCGTATGTGATCCATTGGGTGCGGATAGATAAGGATCGTTCTGTTGAAGATAATTATACTGATGGAATGTACCAGTTGGAATCTCTAGTCTCTAGAATCCAAGACCAGAAACC CCCCAAGATGCCTACTGGTTTCATAAAACTACGCACTGAGCAGTTCGGTCCTAAGTTGGAGAAATCTACTATGACGAGTGAGGCATACAAGGAGGCAGTGTTGGAAGCCAAAGAACACATCTTGGCTGGGGACATCTTTCAGATAGTTCTTAGTCAGAGGTTTGAAAGGCGGACATTTGCGGACCCTTTTGAGATATATAGAGCTCTTAGAATTGTTAATCCAAGCCCTTACATGGCTTATTTACAGGTATACATACACATACACCTTTGGTCCTTGTTTCCTTCCATATTTCTGAAGATTGATATCACTAATCTGTGGATTTTAACTTTACAGGCTAGGGGATGCATATTAGTTGCTTCAAGTCCAGAAATATTGTTACGCTCGAAAAAT AGGAAGATTACCAATCGCCCCCTTGCTGGAACTGTAAGACGAGGAAAGACACCCAAAGAAGATCTAATGCTGGAGAAAGAGCTCTTGAGCGATGAGAAACAGTGCGCAGAGCATATCATGCTTGTTGATTTGGGAAGGAACGATGTCGGCAAG GTCTCAAAGCCTGGTTCTGTGGAGGTTGAGAAGCTCATGAATATAGAACGGTATTCACATGTAATGCACATAAGCTCCACG GTAAAAGGCGAATTACTCGATGATCTAACAAGCTGGGACGCTCTTAGAGCTGCACTTCCCGTTGGAACAGTCAGTGGAGCCCCAAAG GTAAAAGCAATGGAGCTAATTGATAAACTAGAAGTAACGAGACGCGGTCCTTACAGTGGAGGCTTTGGAGGCATTTCGTTTAATGGAGACATGGACATTGCCTTGGCTCTCAGAACAATGGTCTTCCCAACAAATACACGATACGACACATTGTACTCTTACAAGCATTCTCAGAGACGTCGAGAGTGGATTGCCCATATTCAGGCTGGGGCTGGAGTGGTGGCAGACAGTAACCCTGAGGCTGAACAGAGGGAGTGTGAGAACAAAGCAGCTGCTTTAGCAAGAGCCATTGATCTTGCTGAGTCTTCTTTTCTTGAGACACCTGTGGTTACTAGGCCCCGCATCAACAACGTTTTAGAATAA
- the LOC106328027 gene encoding anthranilate synthase alpha subunit 2, chloroplastic isoform X1 produces the protein MSAVSISSVKSNLSAVKAIAVTHHRPPPSFRCPSSLASLSTTTSLHCNDVSSISRSKLLPPSRLHPIKSSPSPTPSLAADSSVNQLTKFKEAAEKGNLVPLYRCVFSDHLTPILAYRCLVKEDDRDAPSFLFESVEPGLQASNIGRYSVVGAQPTIEIVAKGNVVTVMDHGAVRRTVEEVDDPMMVPQKIMEEWEPQRIDELPEAFCGGWVGYFSYDTVRFVEKKKLPFSNAPEDDRSLPDVHLGLYDDVIVFDHIEKKAYVIHWVRIDKDRSVEDNYTDGMYQLESLVSRIQDQKPPKMPTGFIKLRTEQFGPKLEKSTMTSEAYKEAVLEAKEHILAGDIFQIVLSQRFERRTFADPFEIYRALRIVNPSPYMAYLQVYIHIHLWSLFPSIFLKIDITNLWILTLQARGCILVASSPEILLRSKNRKITNRPLAGTVRRGKTPKEDLMLEKELLSDEKQCAEHIMLVDLGRNDVGKVSKPGSVEVEKLMNIERYSHVMHISSTVKGELLDDLTSWDALRAALPVGTVSGAPKVKAMELIDKLEVTRRGPYSGGFGGISFNGDMDIALALRTMVFPTNTRYDTLYSYKHSQRRREWIAHIQAGAGVVADSNPEAEQRECENKAAALARAIDLAESSFLETPVVTRPRINNVLE, from the exons ATGTCTGCCGTTTCAATCTCCTCCGTCAAATCTAACCTTTCGGCCGTTAAGGCCATAGCCGTTACACATCATCGACCGCCACCTTCCTTCCGGTGCCCGTCGTCGCTCGCTTCCCTCTCAACTACTACTTCTCTTCACTGCAATGATGTATCATCTATCTCCAGATCAAAACTCCTCCCACCCTCGCGTCTTCATCCTATCAAATCCTCTCCTTCACCAACCCCATCTCTAG CAGCAGATTCATCAGTGAACCAGCTGACAAAGTTCAAGGAAGCAGCGGAGAAAGGAAACTTAGTTCCTCTATACCGATGCGTGTTCTCGGATCATCTCACACCTATACTTGCGTACAGATGTTTGGTTAAAGAAGACGATAGAGACGCTCCCAGCTTCTTGTTTGAGTCAGTGGAGCCTGGTCTTCAAGCTTCCAACATC GGGAGGTATAGTGTAGTTGGAGCTCAACCCACGATTGAGATTGTAGCCAAGGGGAATGTTGTCACTGTCATGGACCATGGAGCTGTTCGTAGGACGGTGGAGGAAGTGGATGATCCAATGATGGTTCCTCAGAAGATCATGGAGGAATGGGAACCTCAACGGATTGATGAGTTGCCTGAAGCTTTCTGCG GTGGTTGGGTTGGATACTTCTCGTATGACACTGTGCGTTTTGTTGAGAAGAAGAAGCTTCCTTTTTCTAATGCTCCTGAGGATGATAGGAGTCTTCCTGATGTTCATTTGGGTCTTTATGATGATGTAATCGTCTTTGATCATATTGAGAAG AAAGCGTATGTGATCCATTGGGTGCGGATAGATAAGGATCGTTCTGTTGAAGATAATTATACTGATGGAATGTACCAGTTGGAATCTCTAGTCTCTAGAATCCAAGACCAGAAACC CCCCAAGATGCCTACTGGTTTCATAAAACTACGCACTGAGCAGTTCGGTCCTAAGTTGGAGAAATCTACTATGACGAGTGAGGCATACAAGGAGGCAGTGTTGGAAGCCAAAGAACACATCTTGGCTGGGGACATCTTTCAGATAGTTCTTAGTCAGAGGTTTGAAAGGCGGACATTTGCGGACCCTTTTGAGATATATAGAGCTCTTAGAATTGTTAATCCAAGCCCTTACATGGCTTATTTACAGGTATACATACACATACACCTTTGGTCCTTGTTTCCTTCCATATTTCTGAAGATTGATATCACTAATCTGTGGATTTTAACTTTACAGGCTAGGGGATGCATATTAGTTGCTTCAAGTCCAGAAATATTGTTACGCTCGAAAAAT AGGAAGATTACCAATCGCCCCCTTGCTGGAACTGTAAGACGAGGAAAGACACCCAAAGAAGATCTAATGCTGGAGAAAGAGCTCTTGAGCGATGAGAAACAGTGCGCAGAGCATATCATGCTTGTTGATTTGGGAAGGAACGATGTCGGCAAG GTCTCAAAGCCTGGTTCTGTGGAGGTTGAGAAGCTCATGAATATAGAACGGTATTCACATGTAATGCACATAAGCTCCACG GTAAAAGGCGAATTACTCGATGATCTAACAAGCTGGGACGCTCTTAGAGCTGCACTTCCCGTTGGAACAGTCAGTGGAGCCCCAAAG GTAAAAGCAATGGAGCTAATTGATAAACTAGAAGTAACGAGACGCGGTCCTTACAGTGGAGGCTTTGGAGGCATTTCGTTTAATGGAGACATGGACATTGCCTTGGCTCTCAGAACAATGGTCTTCCCAACAAATACACGATACGACACATTGTACTCTTACAAGCATTCTCAGAGACGTCGAGAGTGGATTGCCCATATTCAGGCTGGGGCTGGAGTGGTGGCAGACAGTAACCCTGAGGCTGAACAGAGGGAGTGTGAGAACAAAGCAGCTGCTTTAGCAAGAGCCATTGATCTTGCTGAGTCTTCTTTTCTTGAGACACCTGTGGTTACTAGGCCCCGCATCAACAACGTTTTAGAATAA